In Dama dama isolate Ldn47 chromosome 9, ASM3311817v1, whole genome shotgun sequence, the following proteins share a genomic window:
- the PTGER1 gene encoding prostaglandin E2 receptor EP1 subtype, translating to MSPCGPLNLSLAGEATTCTAPGSPNTSAGPPLGLAGASPALPIFSMTLGAVSNVLALGLLAQAAGRLRRRRSAATFLLFVASLLATDLAGHVIPGALVLRLYAAGRAPAGGACHFLGGCMVFFGLCPLLLGCGMAVERCVGVTRPLLHAARVSVARARLALAALAAVALAVALLPLARVGRYELQYPGTWCFIGLGPAGGWRQALLAGLFAGLGLASLLAALLCNTLSGLALLRARWRRRRSRQHFPAGGGPDSRRHWGGRGPRSASASSASSVASASAAPGGSPGRGSSRRARAHDVEMVGQLAGIMVVSCICWSPLLVVVVLAVAGWGSSSLQQPLFLAVRLASWNQILDPWVYILLRQAVLRQLLRLLPSRAGAKGSHAGLGLTRSTWEASSLRSSRHSGLSSF from the exons ATGAGCCCCTGCGGGCCCCTCAACCTGAGCCTGGCGGGCGAGGCGACCACGTGCACGGCACCCGGGTCCCCCAACACGTCCGCCGGACCACCGTTGGGTCTGGCGGGCGCATCGCCCGCGCTGCCCATCTTCTCCATGACGCTGGGTGCCGTGTCCAACGTGCTGGCCCTGGGGCTTCTGGCGCAGGCCGCGGGCCGTCTGCGGCGCCGCCGCTCAGCAGCCACCTTCCTGCTGTTCGTCGCCAGCCTGCTGGCCACCGACCTGGCGGGCCACGTGATCCCGGGGGCGCTAGTGCTGCGCCTGTACGCGGCGGGGCGTGCGCCTGCCGGCGGCGCCTGCCACTTCCTGGGCGGCTGCATGGTCTTCTTCGGCCTGTGCCCGCTGCTGCTGGGCTGCGGCATGGCCGTGGAGCGCTGCGTGGGCGTCACGCGGCCGCTGTTGCACGCAGCCCGCGTCTCGGTGGCCCGTGCGCGGCTGGCTCTGGCAGCGCTGGCCGCCGTGGCCTTGGCCGTGGCGCTGCTGCCGCTGGCGCGCGTAGGCCGCTATGAGCTGCAGTACCCCGGCACGTGGTGCTTCATCGGGCTGGGCCCGGCGGGAGGCTGGCGCCAGGCGCTGCTCGCCGGCCTCTTCGCCGGCCTCGGCTTGGCTTCGTTGCTCGCCGCGCTCCTGTGCAACACGCTCAGCGGCCTGGCCCTGCTGCGCGCCCGTTGGCGGCGCCGCCGCTCTCGACAGCACTTCCCAGCCGGAGGAGGCCCCGACAGCCGTCGTCACTGGGGAGGGCGCGGACCCCGCTCGGCCTCCGCTTCATCCGCCTCGTCCGTCGCTTCGGCCTCCGCCGCCCCGGGCGGCTCTCCCGGCCGTGGTTCCTCGCGCAGAGCCCGCGCCCACGACGTGGAGATGGTGGGCCAGCTCGCAGGCATCATGGTGGTGTCGTGTATCTGCTGGAGTCCCCTGCTG gtggtggtggtgctggccGTCGCAGGCTGGGGCTCCAGCTCCCTGCAGCAGCCGCTGTTTTTGGCCGTGCGCCTCGCCTCGTGGAACCAGATTCTGGACCCCTGGGTGTACATCTTGCTGCGCCAGGCAGTGCTTCGCCAACTGCTTCGCCTGCTGCCTTCAAGGGCAGGCGCCAAGGGCAGCCATGCAGGGCTGGGCCTAACCAGGAGCACTTGGGAGGCCAGCTCGCTGCGCAGTTCTCGGCACAGTGGCCTCAGCTCCTTTTAG